The Amphiprion ocellaris isolate individual 3 ecotype Okinawa chromosome 6, ASM2253959v1, whole genome shotgun sequence genome contains a region encoding:
- the LOC129349193 gene encoding G-box-binding factor-like — MEAIYWHRTSKQQEGDSAAALLETFEDESLSTCEACSTSVAEPPAPLPPLQQQLQHQLQHQYQLQHQLQHQLQHQYQLQHQLQHQYQLQHQLQHQYQLQHQYQLQHQLQHQYQLGHRPCQHQPPARNSNVLSLVRHGKQRPWLIFALLLLLQV, encoded by the exons atggaagctatttactggcaccgcaccagcaagcaacaggagggagactcagctgctgcattgttggagacgttcgaggacg aatccctttcgaCGTGCGAAGcctgctccacctccgtcgcggagcccccagctcccctgcctcctctccagcagcagcttcagcaccagcttcagcaccagtaccagcttcagcaccagcttcagcaccagcttcagcaccagtaccagcttcagcaccagcttcagcaccagtaccagcttcagcaccagcttcagcaccagtaccagcttcagcaccagtaccagcttcagcaccagcttcagcaccagtaccaactcggacaccgaccctgtcaacatcaacctccagcacgtaacagcaacgtcttatcactggtaagacacggtaaacagagaccatggttgattttcgcattattattattactacaggtgtaa